The genomic stretch TGGAAAGGCACACGTGGTAGTGAAGCCTGTAGAGACGTACTCGGTATGCTGGCCGCACGGCTAGAGGCACGGTCAGAGCTGTGATCGTGGCACTTTTGCCACTCCCGTTTTTGCCCACCAGAAAATTGGTGTTGGGTCCAAACTCCACCGTAAAATTCTCATGGCACATGAAATTATCCACGTGTATGGATATGACCTTGCCGCAGCGATTGAAGTCACTTGGCAACTCTGGTTCGTAAAACAACGAAAGATTTGATGACGAAGATGATCGCTGCGACCTACGTGAACCTGTCGATTGTGGACACCACGTGTTGTTTTCCATATCCTGCTCGACAGTTTCCATCTTGTACTCTTCTGCGACTGTGGTGGCAATCTCGATCTTTTTAGTTGTCTGCTCTGAGGAAGATATAcgatttatgtacatattctgTGAAAACAAAAAGCTCCGGGACGCCCAACAGCAGAAATTGTTGTAGGGGCAGTACTTACTTGGAGATGTTCGCTATCTAGAAACGAGGGTTCGGACTGAAAAATGCACACAAAACTATAATTTTTCTTTAGTTCTAGttgttggctttggttttgatCAATTTTACAGGAAAACATCGACAATAAAAGATGACAACTATCGCTTGCGTGTTGCCTGGTCTTACTTTTAATTATCGAATTTAACATCGTAGAACTGCCAACCTGTTGGAAATGGCCAGTGCAGAGTAAGTGTGGTAAAGTGTGGTTATGGCATTAGACTTTGCTAACTCGTGTTTTGCTCTCTTCGGGTTGAACGAGCCAGAGCAGCAGCGCATTTAATGTGCCTTGAGTATTTCATAATGGGATGCTTATTTATCGTCGTCCTGCCACCTGTTGGAATCATGATCATCGGGCTAAGACAATCTGCAAAAATCAACTCTTAAGACTTTGTTTCAACGCAAACGTATGGGAACATACTTGATTACCGTACTCTACCAGCAAGTCGCCATGGTTTCGTTATGTAGTGTATCGCTACTAGAAAAGCCGTATAGCGCCTACAACATCAAACGAGTTTCGTGGGATTACAAACAATTAGAGCAGCTTTATGCGTAGTTGAAATTTATCAACCGTCAATTGGCGTCTCGAAtgatttacatttattttatttgattttttttttttggttttgttggtTACTTTTTGCGCCTTCATTCGAAAAGCAAACATCATGACCAACAAGTCTGGTTGATCTGGTTTATGCCACAGacagaggcacagaggcagagacggTGTGGTTTCTGTTGCcgggtctctgtctctcattTTTGACACCTGTTTACGCACCTTGTTTTTTgggagacacacacaaaaaataagtCGATTTTGACAGCAACACGTGTCTGAGTGGCTTTCGGTattgtggggaggggggatcgTTACGGAGTCTGGGCGCTTATGAATGGTATGCGCGGTCTGGAGGTTTTTGTTAGGTTATGGTTTGGAAATGTCGATTTGGATTAAAGAAAGCATAAGACATTGTAAAAGAGTGGGTAAAAGGGTCTGGCGTATAGTCTACAGTATTGCAGTATTTCTGTATGGTGATTCGTGGTATTTTCAGGTATTTTTATGAACcattttctggtatttctAAAATGTCTAAAATATGTCTTAAATATCTGTAATTTCAGGCAATATAAACCACTTTATAAACAGAATTTTCTGTTTAAATCCAGCACAGCTTTCAAAATATTAAACTATATTTATGACTATTATGGAATGtaatttgtaaataaaaaagaTCTATGTACGTAAAATCTCTCGTAATATAGGTCACTCATGATTCACAGTAAAAAGATGTTTCGCTCAActttaaaatcaataaaaactagcacaaaaaagaaacaaccaAAACCAGAACAAACCGAAAAGGAAGATGTCCCAAAACCACCCTTGAGACACATcccaactacaactacaaacAAGAGCAAAAAGTTtataaatgaaacaaaaagtaaaagaatAAGTAGAAAAGGAAGCGCATAAACTAGAAGAAGTGGAAGAGGAAGGGGAAGGCAGAGGCAAAACTAGTGGCAAAAGTAGAGCAAAAGTAGAATCCAAATGAAGACAACGTTGTCGCTGTTGAGATGCTGCCTGGAACTTGGGGACTCCTCTCCTTCCACTCCTTCCACTGCCagcgatggcaatggcgatggcgagTCGTCGATGTCGTAAGACAAAAGGGCGTCAACGTGTCACGAAAACCCAAGGGATACAAAATAGAAGAAgacgaaagaaaagaaatgtcGGCTAAGGAAAtaggaagaagcagcagcagcagcagaagtggaaggaaaaacttttcaacGTCTGCTGggtttttcctttgctttccCCCTCTCCCGTCTGTTGCCTTTTggcagagagagtgagagagagagagcattcTATAGCCAAATGACGGCGACGCCCTCAGacaaattttgttgctgtaggttgtgtgtggcagcaacaacaacaacagccataGCTAAAGCCAGAGCTCAGGAGTGGGGCTGCTAGTGGgtggcggctgtggctgtggcagtgtggcagagtggctgtggtggtggttggACTTATGGCTTAATTGGGTGGCTGGGCAGCGTCTGCCGAGACgaaaccaacagcagcagcagcaacaacagcaaaagcaacaacaaggtTCGCTATAAATGGGGAAATTGCTTTTTGGGACgacccacaaaaaaagaaaatcagcCACGAAAAACCGAAGGCTGTAATACTCTAAAAattggaacttggaagtaaaTGTTATCATTAATGCAAAGGATATCTATATTTAAGAGAGAAGAATCATCTAAAGTCTCAGATTTTTTTCATAGAAACCAATAAACGAGCCCTGAAGTCATGATATAAAAGGATTTTTATTGATAGACTGGAATTATTTAATCAGAACTGAGAGATCTTATCAACAGTTTCAACCGAAAATTGGGGCTATTCGATTTTTCGTACAAGGAAAGTTCGTACATTGAAGACATACttatctatctctctatccATTCATATATTCTAAAGAGATCTTCCCaccaataaatatattttaagcaCATCTTTTGTAGTACACTTATATCTTAGGATCGTATACATCCATGATTATCtacctatctatctatctatttatttacctatatgtatatctatctACTTATCCATCTATTCATTCTATTGTAGCCTCAATCTTTTCTAGATACTCGGATACCCTTTGTTAGGGCATCGGAAAACACTTTTGCTTCCATGTCGTTTCGTCGTTTAGTCGGTCTTTCGGCCGTTTCGTCTGTTGTTCCGACGGTCTGTGCCCTGTATATGGCGCCTTATCTCGCCCTGTCTTTCCCTTTTCCCCagactttctctctctctccctctctctctccttatATATGTAGTAatctgctgtgtgtgtgcgtgcgtctGCTGGCACTGTCTGCTGGCGTTTACCAGACGACGGCAGCAGTTGTTGCCTCGCCCATAGCTTCCGTTGCTTTTGGCATTTGGTGCCACATGCTGCCCTGCGTCCTCCTCTCTCTCATCCTTCCGCTTCCTTTTACGACTCCTCTTCTTCTACTCTCTTTGCTTCTCTTCTCCCCCTTTATGGGCTGCTGTCCTTCGATGTCTGCTGTGAGTGCGACACAGTTTTGTGTGTTATATCGTCCTTCTCCTtcgtgttgtgtgtgtgtgtgtgtgcttttctgTGCCAAATGTATTGCTCGTTATGTCTGCTGGTGTgctgtctgtgcctgtgtgtgtgtgtgtgtgtgtgcccggTATTGGTGTTTGTTCATGCGTCTGTGTGCGCTTGTGTCTGTGAAAACTGTGGCGCGTGTTTGGCATTAGTGACAGTCATGTCAGCAAAAGTTTGAGGCACATTCAACATTCCAAGTTTATGTCGTCCTTTACctccctgccactgcctctcacctcgctcttctcttctctcctctcctctcctcttttctctctctctttctctccttaCTTTTTGGGGTCTGGGGCGTGGCAGCAGCTGTGGGTGGCGCATGTTCTGAAAATCACATTAAAGCTCCTTCTGGCTTTTGATGATTTGCTTTTCTTAAAGcgagttttttcttttggcggATTTTTGTGtctggtttttgtttatttaatcaTAAGGATAAGCACATTGGAATCGCTTTTTTTCGTCTCCTAGAGGTATGCAGCGAAGGTTGTTCTGCCCCTgcgtcatgcagcagtgcCTCTCGGTCGGTTGTTGTGGAATCAACAGACAATTCCTCGGCTTTCGCttgaaaaaacattttttgcaTGGTATATTCGCGACGAAATTGTAATAATTTGTTGAGACGATTTTTTTTCGGATGATTCtgattattttaataaattgttTATGATATGTCTATTCATCGTCTTATGATGGTCGAATGGTTTAGTGCGACGACACTTTTTATGGGATTTCGTTCTGCAAGGCTCTCTCCAACAACAGTTCGAGGGTTATATTGTACATATCTTTTCCGTTTCTGATTGTGCATTAGTACAAGTTTTCAGGTTCTGAATAAAATCCGTGGGCTGTACTGAATCCCAACCATTGAAGAAATACCAAAGAGTATTAGCCAAAGAATCCTCTAGAATCCTTTAGTGCATATATGAAAATACTGTAAATTCGTATGAAAATTGGGCGTAAAATCTTCTTTTCTCTCTATGAAGGTCTCTCCCCATCGTAAATCATAAATACATTCTTTAGAGGCTACCATTCTATGCCTTGACTTTGAGGCTTTTTCTCTGAGTCTCGTTTCGAGGGCGTTACGTAGACGCGTCCTGCAATTATCCAATCAAGCTGCAggcttcctctctctctctctctggacgCCGCCCCGATCAAAGCCTGTCTATCATTTGACTGAAATCATTTCCGCAATTTTATTGTGCCTCGTGCCAACATAGAAGGAACGTGGGCGgcatgccccaaaaaaaaaaatccgaAAGAAAAAGAGGGAAATTAGACTCGaattttccccttttttatGGGTCTTTTTTCcgctgcggcagctgctgctgctgctgctgctgctgttgggagGATATAAAGTACTCTCCTACTCGTATCTAAATCCATTCCATGGCCAGGTCAAGTTTGGGCTTTTAACTGGGTTGAACATGAGGCACGAGGCGGTGCCAGGCCCAAGACTATGTATTTTTTTCGCCGCTATCTTGTGGTAATAACTTGTTTCGCtcaatatgttttttttttaatacacTTAAAGAGGGTATTGTGATTGTGATAAGGAGAAGGAAGATCCAGGGAGAAACAGAGATTCGACAAGCGAAGCTTTCGGGGACCGATTCACTGTTTTTTAAGATATAAAGCATAGAAAACCGAATAATCTTTAGCCCATAAAAAGAGTATCCCCCGCTTCGGTCTTTAATTGTGGCTactgcttttggccaaatggTTTTTTGCATTACAATGTCAGATTAATCAAAACGAGCCAgcgaacagcagcaacagcaacagcaacagcaacaaaacgtTAACTGAAGAGAAAACCCGACAATTGTTTGGGGCCTGTGATGGGGCGTACGAGGAGCAGTACGAGTATTGCTTACTGTTTGCTTCACAAGAAATACGAATGCAtaaaattttatgtttttctgcTACCACATTTGATGGGACTGCAGtctgtggctatggctatggctatggcagtggcagtggcaacgtCGTCTATGGGTGGTGGCAACAAGTGGGCCAAGCCaccaccgtcaccgtcaccgtcaccgccaTGGCCACAACCGCAGCGGCaaacggcagtggcagcggcagcagcagcggcagcggcaacagcagatGATTATCggctgcaacaacaactgacGTTGCCTCTGCATTAGTTTTTATTGAGGCAACTGTTGGCTGAGGCTCTCGGGGCACCAACTGCCAGACAAAGCGGcggtgcaacagcaacagcagcagcaacaactgaCAGAGCAACATTTTCATTACCATTCATCACCTGACGACGACGTCGACCGACAACGaccgacaacgacgacgacgacgacgacgatgactcCAATGGAAAACCTTGTGCCGCAGACCAAAAGACCTCGACTTCCTTTGGGTCGATGCaactgttgccactgccaccgctcTTTGGGGCACCTCAGGCCTCCGTGGCAGTTGCATCCAtccattgtgtgtgtggcccaTGGCCATGGAAGTTGCTTGTTCAAGTTATGGCTTTCTATGGTGATCAATGATCTATGAGAGAAGGTACGGGGCCGCCTCAACGATGATGAAGAGAAGAGGCACAAAGAATAGGGGATACGAGAATACGAATGGGAAATAAGGGATAGGAGGAGAGCGGGATAAGAAATATAAACCCAAGCTCCTACATTTATGTTCCTTTTTACGatgattttaaatatttaagagGATAACCTTAAGGAGGGTCTTATTTATGTATCCTATCTTACTTCGTTCCTCTTTCTtaaatcgataattatcgatccACAAAATATTGATACAATTTCGATGGGAAAAGCAGGCAATgatcaattaaaattttaaaattatgttaattaaTGTCGATATTTTTTCGGTAAATAAACCATTTATTTAGTCGAACTATTTAATCGATTTCGATAACTTATTTAGTGCATTTTTTGGTGAATTTCCCGAGATAACTTAGACCGAGATTTCTCCGTTTGctagtattttctttttacatTTTTCCTTCAAGTATATACCCATATAATATCTAGCAACCAATCCTTTATTCCATCcactatttattatttaagcCATGCGTCAAACACTGGTTGAAACCCTCGTTCGCTAATTACACAACAACATCATTCATTCGTCTGTCctctctgtttgtctgttCCAGCAATTATCTGATCAGACacaaccatccatccagccatccatccatctaccATTTTCATACctatccatccagccatccattcCACTAATTCGAATCGAAAGGCACGTGCGGCATAGTGTTTTTCCACTTATCACTCGCACTCCAATCCGGATTTCATTAGTCGATTTAACATTTGTTTTTCATCATTCTACCCACAATGGTATTTAGCAGGGCAATGTTAATTTCATAGCGAAATATTTTCACATGATAATAGATATTTTGCGAGCGTCGCTTTGTTTGTGGCGTCTGTTTTCGGGGTCAGAGAGATGGTTGAGGGAATGGCTGCTGGCCTTTGGTCAAGGCAAAGGTCCCTCGTCTCATTAGGAAAGGTTTCAACCCCCAAAAAGTAGGCAATGAAAAGGTGATACAGTGCGATACAGGTAAGGCAATATGTAGGGACAAAAGTACAACTAACTATCTTTCAAGCGAATTTATTGTTACATTTGTGCAGGTTTTATTATAGAAAAGAACTTTGTTCCAAGACTATATTTAATCGATTTAGATAAACTAGTACGAGAACgttttcaatatatttcaaGAAGTGATTCAATAGGTGATTGTATCGACATCAAACAGACTTTAAGCTGTGACACTCAtattatacacacacatatgtacgtatttaTGGGCAAGGATATAAATATACCCTTTCCACATTCAGATAAACAGAGAAAGAATGGAAGGGACAATTTTCAGACCCATTGCCGAGACCCAAACCCGAGACCCAAACCCGAGACCCAAGACCCAGACTTGGACCTAACTTGAGTcattattatataattttgctgttgttgttgttgttgtcacaCGCTTTTATGACATGTTGTGAAGGACAGACAAGGATCAGGGATCACAGGAAAAGGAGACCTGAAAAGCATTTATTTTCGGATTGgggatacaaaaaaaaaataaaggacAAAAGTTCATAACTGTGACAAGGGGCCgcccatcaccatcatcaccatcaccattgGTCCTGGCAGTCGTCCTAGTCATCGTCAACGCCAAagtccagtgccagtgccagtgccagtcccagttCCATCGATAAGAAAcgcaaaaacgaaaacaggACAATGGAACAGGACAATGGGCCTTCAAGCTACGGCTCTAgccacacgcacgcacactcCTGTGTGTTCCATATCCGATTCGTCCTCGTCGGCGACATGCTTTTTCCTGTCTGTGCctccatttttattttattttttttgtatgtgtgcCTCTCCCCCTGCGCCCCTTTTTCTGCTGCTACCTTCTGCGTCCTGGTTTCTCCTGCCATCTCCTGTCTCCGCctgtcttcttctttttcctcCTGCCATCGCCAGCTGCCGCCTGTGTCTGCCTCCTGTCTCCTCCTTTCGTCCTGCCTGTCTGTGTGAGCTCGTTTCACTTTTGACTCTGTATTGGTGCGCGTGTCTGCCGCCTGGCGTCCGCCGCCTCTACGCCCCGCATCGGCCTGtcgaaaatgttttccatttcAGTTAGCAAATTATGTCggccaaaagagagagacagccacAGACTGTGCGAAGGAGAGTAGGGGAAAggacaaaaaaaagatatataaatgaaaatttcagACGCGACGCAGTTGGTAATGAATGGAATGTGGCACGGAGTGGTGGCCAGAGGATAGGGGGTCTAGGGAGTGGCAGACATTGTTGGTTATACAATAGGACGAAGGACACATTGAAAAAATTGGTTCTGCCTCCCGTACCCAGTCCGTGCCCCTCTTTGGCCTgcttttctgctgcttctgctgctgcttcctcttGTTGTCTCGGACTCCTCGAACCATGTTCTGTTCATGCCGCTAACGCCACCCCGACCATGCCACTTGGGGCTTTTATGGGGTCTCGACACTGGCGACGCTTTCCACTTGAATTACGCGACCAGCGAGGCATACTATACTCCCAGAAGGCAGTAGGGGAGAGGTAAGTCGGGGAATTGGGGAACGGACAACATAAAGTTGCAAAATTGttgcaaaagaaaacacacacaaaggaaaaGGACGAAAGACGAAACAAAACTAGAGCACAGGATAGGGAACGGCAAAAAAGGGAAGCAAGTGGAGAGACGAAAGAAAATAGAgtagtggagtggagtggagaccGGAAGAGGGAGCACCAAGCAATGGGAGATATTCGCCATTTTGAAAACTATGTAcaggaaaaagcaaaaaaaatactgaGGGGATATAAGTTCTTTAAATACCCTTAATTATTACCATCTTTATAGAAGAATATCGATCATTTTCGATACTAAAGCGACTCCAAATCATCAATAGTTATCGAATTTTATTCGATTTCGATAACTCCTTGAGTTTTTCATATTGTATTACTCCAAATAATCGATTAGAAAATAATCACTAAATATCGAATATTATTCGATATCGATAAAAACTCTTTCTGTTAGTTTTTCTTACTGTCGAACGAATTTTCTTGAGAAAACTGTGTAATATactatgtgtatgtgtacgtATGTGTGATTTGCAAATGACATTTCCGCTCTTCCATTCCTTTCCGTTCTACCGATAGACCTTCTGTGGCGGCAAGAAGACTGTTAGCAATGTTTCAGACTCAAAAACTGAGGTACTGGCTGAGATGCTTAAGTCTCTGTGGCACAAAGAGTTCCTCGTAAATGGTACTATGCTCGTTTAGAGGGTATATAAAAGCAGATTGAATGGCAGGACAACTGTGGAAACATACTAACAAAAGAACGAAAAAAGAATACAAGCAGAAAATGGCTGCCGGCAATCGTTGTGTCATCGATAATAAAGATTAAAAGTGATATGGAAATGCGCTATGATAAAACccacagagggacagagagagagagagagggggagataCAGAGAGGGAGGGATGCAGGCCGAGCAGAGGGTGGGGCAAGTgggtggcagaggcagtggcagtggcagaggcagaggcagaggcagtggcagattGTTGTTCGGTTTTTGCCAGCTCTCGCATCGCAAGTGGTTGACTAACAAAAGAAACTGCAATGCCATTGTAAATAGTCGTCGGAGGgacactcacacatacacacacacacacacacacacacactcatgaATACACTCATACAGCTTTTAGCTGCTTTCTGGTACAGTGGAGATCCTTCGAAAGAGTTGTGGAAACTAACGAAACAACAGCGCCCCTAAAGACGACCCACTTTCCAAATAATTCCCCCCCATCATTCCTCTACAGAGAGTGCTGACTGTATTAGCATTCCCCTCATTCGGATTCGcatttggatgtggatgtggctccATTATGCCAGAGCCTCGTCAAGAGTCTGCTTCTCCATTTGCAGGATTGTACTACATATGGATAtggcactcgtactcgtactggtactggtactggtactggcaGTGGTATGTGGGCGTGTGGTTCACCAAAGTGGTGCACAAAGTGCTGCCGGCGACCAGCAGAGAATGTGTGAGAAATGGAGAATCCTAAATACAGAGAAATACAGAGAGTGAATggcagggagagagaaaaggTCTCACTCTGTGAGACTACGAATGCTGCTGGTTGTTGGCTGCGGGTTTTCTCATTTCAAACAAAACGACCTTCAACTCTTGCTGGCAGAAGAAAACCCCAGCAGCAAACCAGGAATCAGGTCATGTCCAAAGAGGGTGTGGGGActacaaaaccaaaaattgtAACTAACAAAACTATGTTGCCTGCTCTCTTGGCCAACTCAAACGCAGAATTCAGTTTGATTTTCGCTTTACAGTACTTTGAGGCATAATACAttatgcaacaaaaaagcaacCGCAAACGAGAAGAGCAATGAAAGGATAAGAGAGAATTGTGAAAGAGAGAATGATTTCTCAAGTATTTTACTTATCCTTTGTTCTATTGGATCATGGAAATCAGGTTGATCGATTGATTTCTTGGTTGAAACCACAACCGAAAGATCCATAGACCAAAggaacaaaagccaaagactCCTCCTCCGAAACTCCTCGACCAAATCGGTCTCGATCTATAGTATTTATTATACCCGGTACACGAAAACTTTAGGGCTAGTCtgtttttaaaaaagaaattttgcatattaattcGCAAAGGAATCGGCTTGGGAAATTATTATTGTTCCCATTACATCCATAGAATTTAAACTTTTTGCACCGATTCCTCTTCAGATGATAGGTATAACGCATCACCCCTGCAGTGGTCGTACAGCCCCTTTCAATGCCATTTTGTTCCATTCTTAGAGCACACATCGCTGCATGGCACAAGATATATTGAGAATTGAGATCCATTGAGAATCGTAATTCCGTTCCCTCGTTATACTCACGATCTTTTATCCTATGTGGTGCAACTCCAGACAGACACAAGACGATGCCTATGATTGAAATAAGCTTCATTCCCGATGGTGGATCGATGGTTGATCGATGGCATCTACCAGATTATGTGGACCGACTACGACGGATTTTTAATCTATCAACTAAAGGAATGCGAATTTTGGTCAACAGAATAATACGATTAGTTCCGGGTAGGAACTTAAACCGAAACCAACCTGATTCTTACCACATTCCAGAAGCAAAAGCACCGTACCATGACCGAAAGAGCCTGTCTGGGCACtcagaaaatacaaatatgaTGGAACTATACATTTTAGTCCGGAAACTCTCTTTTCAGGTCTTATTTTAAGCTCAGCACTACTGAGAGAGATCTGACGCCATGTTTCAAAAGATAGAGAAAGCAACGAAACATTTGTGGCTTCTACTATTCCTTGCATTTAGCTTCGCACtcctcttttgttttgaaatgaTTCTCGTTCGTGATTCCACAGCTATATAACCATTTCTGGCACTCCTTCAAATTTGGATAATAGCTAAATCTTGGAAAAGCGGCTGCGCAGAACAAATCTCCGTAGCCATGCTGGGCCGGTTTTTGTCCACAAATTGCTGCAGgattttttagttttagtgcAGATATGTATCAATCGAAATCTATTGCGATCTTTCGTTATACTCACGATCCTTGTGGGCCCGTGAAAGGCCAGACAGGGCCACGATGATGAAAACAACGAAAATTAACTTCATTTTCTTGGTGGTTTTGATGGACTGCACTGCTTCTTTCAGATGATGCGGAGCAACTAATGTTATTTCTAATATAAAGTACTTATAAAAGGTGGAGTCAGAATTAGTTCTGGAAAGCGAATTAAACCGAGACCCGAGTTAAATTGAGAACAGAGCCCTTAACATCGATTTCATGCCAAATAAAGATCAAGGCCATAAAGGGTTGGAAATTAACTTCATTCTCGTTGTGGATAGTGGACTGTTTCTGCCGGATATTATGGTTATAGGAAGTGTATGTGTATAAGGAAGTCCATACACTTCCACTGCATATCCTTTTATTGCTGAAGAATTCGTGTATATAGTTTTAGCAATGGTTTATTACATGCATTCGGCCTCGCATCCAATTAAGTTGAAGAAATTATTATCATTCTCACCACAACCGCCGTACAAAAAGCCCTTGCACTCGTTGGTATTGTTGTAATAGCTGAAACGTGGCTCAAAGTCGTAGCAAGTGGTATTTCCATCTGAGTTTTTGCCCGGTTCTTGAAAACAGATCGCTGCAAGAGACATCCATTCGATCATTCCAATATTCTCTTGGTTATACTCACGATTTTTTATCTTCGGTGGCTCAATGAAAGGATCAACTCCAGACAAAGCTAAGATAAGGCCTACGATGGAGATAAACTTCATTCTTATTGGCAATCTGTATCTTTCAGATTATTGGGGGCGACTAATAATGTGTAACAAAAGCTGTTAGAATT from Drosophila pseudoobscura strain MV-25-SWS-2005 chromosome 4, UCI_Dpse_MV25, whole genome shotgun sequence encodes the following:
- the LOC6902976 gene encoding structural maintenance of chromosomes protein 6-like — encoded protein: METVEQDMENNTQRSSSSSNLSLFYEPELPSDFNRCGKVISIHVDNFMCHENFTVEFGPNTNFLVGKNGSGKSATITALTVPLAVRPAYRSSSKTAKGQPISK
- the LOC6902977 gene encoding kappaPI-actitoxin-Avd3a-like, translating into MKLIFVVFIIVALSGLSRAHKDPICGQKPAQHGYGDLFCAAAFPRFSYYPNLKECQKWLYSCGITNENHFKTKEECEAKCKE
- the LOC26533952 gene encoding chymotrypsin inhibitor SCI-I-like; this encodes MKFISIVGLILALSGVDPFIEPPKIKNPICFQEPGKNSDGNTTCYDFEPRFSYYNNTNECKGFLYGGCGENDNNFFNLIGCEAECM